DNA sequence from the Peptoniphilus sp. GNH genome:
TTTTTAAAGACTTGGCCTTGCCCACATAAATTATGTTGCCAAGTTCGTCCTTCATAATATAAACTCCCGGTTTGTCCGGGAGCTTGGAAAGTTTTTCTTTAAAATCTTTCATTATATAGGTCTAGTGTAGTGTTCTAACCAAACTTTTATTTCTCCGTCCAAGTGTGGGCTTAGGAGTTCATAAGTTTTTTTATGATAATCATTTAAGAGCCTTCTTTCATTTTCTGTAAGAAGGTCAACATCAATAGCATCAAGGTCAAATGGCAGATAGTTTAGCACTTCGAATCTCATGAATTGCCCGTTTTCATTTTCTAGGTCGTATTCTATATAATAATCATTTTCCAGCCTTATGCCATGCTTGTTTTCCTTGTATATGCCCGGTTCGATTGTGACAACGCATCCAGGTAAAAGAGGAGCAAGGGCGGGTCTTGGTGAAATGCCATGAGGACCTTCATGCACTCCTAATAGATAACCAACTCCATGACCCGTTCCGCATTTATAGTCTAACCCTTCTCTCCACAGTGGTTCACGAGCGATTGCATCAAGGGCGTGGCCACTTGTGCCTTCCAAAAATTTAAAGCTTGCCAAATTCAAGTGAGACTTCAATACAAGAGTGAAATCTTTTTTTTCTTCATCGCTTATATCTCCAAGAGCCAAGGTCCTTGTTATATCTGTTGTGCCGAGATAATATTGTCCTCCAGAGTCGACTAAATATAAGGACTTGGGTTCAAGTTTCCTATTTGATTTTTCGCTTGCCGAATAGTGCATCATTGCCGCATTGGAAGCATAGGCCGAGATTGTTCCAAAGGATTCTTCTATGAACATATCGTCTTGTGCTCTAAAATCGTGAAGGATTTCTTGAGCCGAAAATTCGTTTAGATTTTCATTCTTAATTCTTGTTTTTAAAAAGTAAAAATACTTTGTAAGAGCCACACAATCTCTCAAGTAAGCCTCTTTTAAGTTGGAGATTTCTGTGGCATTTTTTACAGATTTCAGCTTTTCTGTTGGATTTTGAGCATTTACAACTTCACAATTTATAGAATCATAGACTTTTGAGTTTAATCTATTTGGATCTGCCATGATTCTCTTAGCTTTGAGATTTTTCAAAAAGTCGAAAATATCTTCATATCTTCTAAGTTCAATGGAATTTTCCAAAAGCTGAGTTCGAGTCTTTTCGTCGATTTTTTCTTCTGATGTGAAAAGCACAGCCCTATCATGACCTACAAGAGCATAGGATATCAAGACCGGCGTATATAAAATGTCAAAGGCCCTTATATTAAAAAGCCAGCATATATCGGGAAGATCTCCTAGCACCAAGTAGTCGCAATTTTCTTTTTCAAGTATCTTTCTTATTTCTTTTAGCTTTTCACCTGCAGACTTGCCGGCAAATTTTTCTTCCAACAAAAATGCTTTTTCGTTAGATAGAGCTTGCCTGTTCTCAGTCCAAATATCCTTTACTAAGTCTATATCCACAAGTTCTATTTTTTTATCTGCCAACTTTTGCTTTAAGCTTTCCAAAGAAGTCTTTGAAAAATAAAGAGCATTCAAGCCGAGCTTGCTACCATTTTTAAGATTTTCAAAAAGCCATTGATCATAAGTTGGATAACCCTTGGTTGCCATCTTCATCAGATCATAGCCCGAATTTTTAATTTGATTTGCAGCCTGAATAAAGTACCTGCCATCAGTCCACATCTTTCCTTCTTCCAAGGTTGTAACAGCTAGACCATTTGAGCCGGTAAACCCAGTTAGAAAAGCCCTCTCTTTGTAGTAATCGGGCAAGTATTCAGAAAGATGAGGATCAGATGATGGACTCACATAGGCATCCAGACCACACTCCTGCATCTTTTTTCTCAATTTATCTATATTTCTCATTGCTTTCACCTCTCATTTGATTATACCAAACTTTTTATAATTAATTACAATCTTATAAAGGAGCAAATAAAAAAGACTGCCCGGTTTTAATTTGAACTTGCAAACTAAAATCCAATCAGTCTTTTATAATGCCATATCCTTGCTGTCAATTCTCAAATGTCCCGTGTAGAAGAATATTTAGTTTTCCTCTTCTTTCAACATTTCTTCATATTTTTCCAAAACAGCATCTTCAATTTGTTTTCTTGTTTCAGCGTTAATTGGATGAGCGATGTCTCTGAATTCTCCACTTGGAATTCTTCTACTAGGCATAGCGATAAAATTTGCTTCGTCTCCTTCGATAATCTTTATATCGTGGATCACTATGGCATCATCAAAAGCAACAGAAACCACTGCCTTCATTTTACCCGTGTTATCCAACTTGCGAATCCTAATATCAGTAATTTTCATTTATATCACGCTCCCTCATCTTAATTATATTATACCTTTTTTTTGCTCTAAGGTACAGATGATTTAAGTTATTATTAAAAGATTTTTATTAAATATTTCTCTATTTATATGTCCCAAATATGATATAATCAATGTTTACAGGAGGTTGTATGAAATTTTTTAAAATTGATTCACATGATTATAAACACGTCCATTTCATTGGAATAGGCGGCATATCTATGTCTGGTCTGGCAAAGATTCTTCTAAGTTACGGATACGAGGTCAGCGGATCAGATGCTAAAGAAAGTCCTATCACAAAAAAATTGGAAGCTTTAGGAGCTAAAATTTTCTACGGACATAAAAAAGAAAACATAGAAGGTGCCGATTTAGTTGTATATACAGATGCCATATCTCTTGACAACGAGGAGTTGCTTTATGCAATCAAAAGTAAGGTTGACCTTGTAGATAGGGCAAGTTTTTTGGGACTTATTATGAAAAATTACAAGTCCTCCATAGCCGTATCAGGCACTCATGGCAAGACTTCGACCACATCCATGCTAGCAGAGATAATAAAAGATTTGGATGTAGATCCAACTATTCTTTTGGGCGGCGAATTGGATGATATCCATGGCAATGCCAAAATAGGCAAAATGGATTTATTTTTGACAGAAGCTTGTGAGTATAAGGCAAATGTTTTAAAGTATTTTCCCACCACTGCCATCATCTTAAATATTGACGAGGACCATTTGGACTACTTTGACAATATAGACCATATAGTGAAAACTTTTGAAGGCTATGTTAAAAATTTGAGTGATGCTGACAATTTAATCATCAATGTAGATGATCCTTATGCAAGGCAAATGGAATACATCAAGACCTGCAATCTCTTTACCTTTGGCATTCATACTCAAGCCGATTTTATGGCAAAAGATATCCGCTTGGATGAAGCTGGTCATCCCAGCTATGAACTCTATATCAGGGGCAAAAATGTAGCCAGAGTTGAACTCTCTGTCTTGGGCAAGCACAATGTTTACAATTCTCTTGCAGCCATTGCCGCAGCCTATGTAAATGGAATCGATTTGGATACTATTATTACCAACATAAAAAAATATAAGGGTGTTCATAGACGGTTAGAAAAAGTCGGCAGCTATAATGGCGCTCTAGTCATGGACGACTACGCCCACCACCCGACAGAAATCAAATCTTCTCTTAAAACTTTAAAAGATTTTTGCAAGGGCAAACTCTACTGCGTATTTCAACCTCACACCTTCACAAGGACAAAGATGCTTTTAGAATCTTTCTGCGAATCTTTTTCTCTAGCAGATGTAATAATAATCGCAGATATATATGCCGCCAGAGAAAAAGACTATGGCGATATCCATTCTAAAACTCTTGTCGCAGGTATTAGCCAAAAGGGGGGCAATGCCTTTTATATGGAAAGATTTGAAGATATAGTTAGATTTCTTAAAAATAATCTCCAAGCTGACGACTTAGTGTGCACTGTCGGAGCTGGAGATGTCTATAAGATAGGTCTTATGCTCTTAGATAAAAAGTTTTAGACTAAATCTAAAATCTTCTTTTTATAATTTTGACAACAAGTTTATATGAATACAAAAATCTGCCTTGGATTGCTCCTTGGCAGATTTCTTTGTTTTAAAATTTATTCGTTTATTTCAGCCAATATTTTGGAATGAATCATATCTATTGCAACTTGATTATATCCACCTTCTGGCACTATTATGTCTGCATATCTTTTTGATGGGTCTATAAATTGCAAATGAGATGGTCTTACTGTGTTCAGATACTGCATGATCACAGAGTCAAGAGTCCTTCCCCTCTCTTTTATATCTCTTAAAATTCTTCTTATTATTCTGACATCACTATCTGTGTCTACGAAAATTTTGATATCTAAAAGTTCTCTCACTTCTTCTTCATAGAGTATCAAAATTCCTTCGACTATGATTACCTCTGCCGGCTCAATTTTTAGTTTTTCTTTTTTTCTGTTGTGAACCTCAAAGTCATACATCGGTTTTTCAATAGTCTTTCCAGCTTTTAAGGCCTTTATATGTTCGACCAAAAGGTCATTGTCAAAGGCAAAAGGATGATCGTAATTTGTCTTTATCCTCTCCTCAAAGGGCAGAGATGATTGATCCTTGTAGTATGCATCCTGCTCTATAACAAGCACCCTATCATCTAAAAGTTCGACCAATTTGTTAGTTATTGTAGACTTGCCTGAGCCTGTTCCTCCTGCTATTCCAATTACTATGGGCTTTTTCACGACTACCTCCTATTTTTCTCTCCTAAGCATATAACCCTCTTTAACCGGTTGCTTCATCTCAATTTTAAAAATTTGTTCAGCCTTATTAGCCATGTCGATTTTATTATCGTTTTCA
Encoded proteins:
- a CDS encoding aminopeptidase P family protein, translating into MRNIDKLRKKMQECGLDAYVSPSSDPHLSEYLPDYYKERAFLTGFTGSNGLAVTTLEEGKMWTDGRYFIQAANQIKNSGYDLMKMATKGYPTYDQWLFENLKNGSKLGLNALYFSKTSLESLKQKLADKKIELVDIDLVKDIWTENRQALSNEKAFLLEEKFAGKSAGEKLKEIRKILEKENCDYLVLGDLPDICWLFNIRAFDILYTPVLISYALVGHDRAVLFTSEEKIDEKTRTQLLENSIELRRYEDIFDFLKNLKAKRIMADPNRLNSKVYDSINCEVVNAQNPTEKLKSVKNATEISNLKEAYLRDCVALTKYFYFLKTRIKNENLNEFSAQEILHDFRAQDDMFIEESFGTISAYASNAAMMHYSASEKSNRKLEPKSLYLVDSGGQYYLGTTDITRTLALGDISDEEKKDFTLVLKSHLNLASFKFLEGTSGHALDAIAREPLWREGLDYKCGTGHGVGYLLGVHEGPHGISPRPALAPLLPGCVVTIEPGIYKENKHGIRLENDYYIEYDLENENGQFMRFEVLNYLPFDLDAIDVDLLTENERRLLNDYHKKTYELLSPHLDGEIKVWLEHYTRPI
- the murC gene encoding UDP-N-acetylmuramate--L-alanine ligase, which codes for MKFFKIDSHDYKHVHFIGIGGISMSGLAKILLSYGYEVSGSDAKESPITKKLEALGAKIFYGHKKENIEGADLVVYTDAISLDNEELLYAIKSKVDLVDRASFLGLIMKNYKSSIAVSGTHGKTSTTSMLAEIIKDLDVDPTILLGGELDDIHGNAKIGKMDLFLTEACEYKANVLKYFPTTAIILNIDEDHLDYFDNIDHIVKTFEGYVKNLSDADNLIINVDDPYARQMEYIKTCNLFTFGIHTQADFMAKDIRLDEAGHPSYELYIRGKNVARVELSVLGKHNVYNSLAAIAAAYVNGIDLDTIITNIKKYKGVHRRLEKVGSYNGALVMDDYAHHPTEIKSSLKTLKDFCKGKLYCVFQPHTFTRTKMLLESFCESFSLADVIIIADIYAAREKDYGDIHSKTLVAGISQKGGNAFYMERFEDIVRFLKNNLQADDLVCTVGAGDVYKIGLMLLDKKF
- the udk gene encoding uridine kinase; this translates as MKKPIVIGIAGGTGSGKSTITNKLVELLDDRVLVIEQDAYYKDQSSLPFEERIKTNYDHPFAFDNDLLVEHIKALKAGKTIEKPMYDFEVHNRKKEKLKIEPAEVIIVEGILILYEEEVRELLDIKIFVDTDSDVRIIRRILRDIKERGRTLDSVIMQYLNTVRPSHLQFIDPSKRYADIIVPEGGYNQVAIDMIHSKILAEINE
- the spoVG gene encoding septation regulator SpoVG is translated as MKITDIRIRKLDNTGKMKAVVSVAFDDAIVIHDIKIIEGDEANFIAMPSRRIPSGEFRDIAHPINAETRKQIEDAVLEKYEEMLKEEEN